From one Solanum stenotomum isolate F172 chromosome 12, ASM1918654v1, whole genome shotgun sequence genomic stretch:
- the LOC125846543 gene encoding purine permease 21-like, producing MDEGAHEKLLHLTFEEAERTESSENAKNSSFESSKFIVWLQIFIFTFFTVGGQAAGTLLGRVYYEQGGKSRWIATLAQTAGFPILLPFIFYPSAKNHSQQPVISASIFVRASVYIFLGIFQVANSMLFTIGVQYLPVSTYSLISGSQLAFTALTSFLLNRQKITPIILNSIVLLSFSSSAVIFQNETGDSGEISLLIGFTATTFGSLGYALQFSLTELAFQKVFKSGTLKEVMKMSFFIGLFVTITSLTGLFASGNWNDLEKEIGEYRTGKLSYVINLVCTAISWQLYAIGSVGLVYKASALFSNVIINLGSSVVPIFAMLFLKDEMSGLKVFSLLLGLWGYASYIYQHYLDDLEAKTSEVKSSDDNL from the exons ATGGATGAAGGAGCTCATGAAAAGTTGCTGCATCTAACTT TTGAAGAAGCAGAGAGAACAGAGTCGTCTGAAAATGCGAAAAACAGCAGCTTTGAATCAAGTAAATTCATAGTATGGCTTCAAATATTTATCTTCACATTTTTTACTGTTGGTGGTCAAGCAGCTGGCACTCTGTTGGGCAGAGTATACTATGAACAAGGTGGCAAAAGCAGATGGATTGCTACATTAGCACAAACTGCTGGATTCCCAATTCTTCTGCCTTTTATTTTCTATCCTTCAGCCAAAAATCACAGTCAACAGCCTGTTATTAGTGCTAGTATATTTGTTCGCGCTTCAGTTTACATCTTCCTCGGTATATTTCAAGTAGCAAACTCTATGTTGTTTACAATTGGAGTACAGTACCTTCCCGTCTCTACCTACTCCCTCATTTCCGGTTCTCAATTGGCGTTCACCGCGCTCACTTCCTTCCTCCTCAACAGACAAAAAATCACTCCAATTATACTCAACTCCATCGTGCTTCTCTCCTTTTCATCCTCTGCTGTTATTTTCCAGAATGAGACGGGTGATAGCGGAGAAATATCTCTTCTAATCGGATTTACAGCTACTACATTCGGGTCTCTAGGATACGCTTTACAGTTCTCATTAACAGAACTAGCATTCCAAAAGGTATTCAAAAGTGGCACGTTAAAAGAAGTCATGAAAATGTCATTTTTCATCGGTCTTTTCGTGACAATTACTTCGTTAACAGGGCTTTTTGCGAGTGGTAATTGgaatgatttggagaaggaaatAGGAGAATACAGAACGGGGAAATTGTCatatgttataaacttggtttGTACTGCGATTTCATGGCAGCTGTACGCCATTGGATCAGTTGGATTGGTTTACAAGGCTTCGGCATTATTCTCAAATGTGATCATCAATTTGGGATCTTCAGTTGTGCCAATTTTTGCGATGTTGTTCTTGAAAGATGAGATGAGTGGATTGAAGGTGTTTTCATTGTTATTGGGACTATGGGGATATGCATCGTATATTTATCAACATTATCTGGATGATTTAGAGGCAAAAACAAGTGAAGTTAAATCCTCAGATGATAATTTATAA
- the LOC125846539 gene encoding cation/H(+) antiporter 18-like: MAVKCESSPMHATSSGLLQGDNPLHYSLPLVIVQICLVLVLTRVLAYILRPLRQPRVVAEIIGGILLGPSALGRNKNYLNAIFPPNSLPVLDTLANLGLLFFLFLVGTELDPRSLRRTGKKALCIALAGITLPFVLGIGTSFALRSTIAQGVNQAPFLVFMGVALSITAFPVLARILAELKLLTTDVGRMAMSAAAVNDVAAWILLALAIALSGSGSPIVSLWVLLSGTGFILLCIVIAPRIFNWMARQCPEGEPVNELYVCATLAIVLAAGFVTDAIGIHALFGAFVVGVLVPKEGPFAGALVEKVEDLVSGLFLPLYFVSSGLKTNVATIQGAQSWGLLVLVITTSCFGKIVGTVCVSLMCKLSVQESLALGFLMNTKGLVELIVLNIGKDKGVLNDQIFAIMVLMALFTTFMTTPLVIATYKPAKMAVTEYKNRTIMRKDTSKQLRILTCFHGTRNIPTLINLIEATRGTEKKEGLRVYAMHLLELTERPSAILMVHKARKNGLPLWNKEKAGESNQVIVAFETFGQLSKVSIRPTTAISPMSSMHEDIIASAERKRVSMIIVPFHKHQRLDGHFETTRADLRNVNRRVLEHAPCSVGIIIDRGLGGASHVSASEVNYTVLVLFFGGHDDREALAYGMRVAEHPGITLNVVRFIIDPAVIGASVHVDIAQNSGPVPESSQEDDIFLSDLKQKSSGDSSIIFQESIVKDVRETIEVIRGFKKCNLFIVGRMSEGQLVSAFDSKSHDCPELGPLGNLLISGEISTSASVLVVQQYRSELPQESLRSLRVGDSSRVGSSRIGHSARVGHSTKGNDGDEEVTEI, translated from the exons ATGGCGGTTAAATGTGAATCATCGCCGATGCATGCCACCTCTAGCGGATTACTACAAGGAGATAATCCGCTGCATTATTCACTCCCTTTGGTGATTGTACAGATATGTTTGGTGCTTGTACTCACCCGAGTCCTCGCTTATATTCTCCGTCCATTAAGACAACCGCGTGTTGTTGCTGAGATTATT gGAGGTATTTTACTAGGTCCATCTGCGCTCGGACGCAACAAAAATTATCTAAACGCGATATTTCCACCAAATAGCCTCCCAGTGTTGGATACATTGGCTAACCTTGGCCttctattctttctttttctcgTTGGGACTGAGTTAGACCCAAGATCTCTTCGTCGAACCGGAAAGAAAGCTCTATGTATTGCCCTTGCTGGAATTACTCTCCCTTTTGTTTTAGGAATTGGGACATCTTTTGCTCTTCGATCCACAATTGCCCAAGGGGTTAATCAAGCCCCCTTTCTAGTCTTTATGGGAGTTGCCCTTTCTATCACTGCCTTCCCTGTCTTAGCTCGTATTTTAGCTGAACTCAAGCTATTAACAACTGATGTTGGTCGAATGGCTATGTCCGCTGCGGCGGTTAATGACGTGGCAGCATGGATTCTACTAGCTCTTGCTATTGCACTTTCAG GTTCGGGGTCTCCAATTGTTTCTTTGTGGGTCCTGTTGAGTGGGACAGGTTTTATCCTTCTTTGCATAGTGATTGCACCTAGAATATTCAATTGGATGGCAAGGCAATGTCCTGAGGGAGAGCCGGTGAATGAGTTGTATGTGTGTGCTACATTGGCGATTGTTTTGGCCGCGGGATTTGTCACTGATGCTATTGGAATTCATGCTTTATTTGGGGCTTTTGTGGTTGGTGTTCTTGTACCAAAAGAAGGGCCATTTGCAGGTGCTTTAGTGGAAAAAGTGGAGGATTTGGTCTCAGGGTTATTCCTACCATTATACTTTGTGTCTAGTGGATTGAAAACAAATGTAGCTACTATTCAAGGTGCTCAATCTTGGGGTCTTCTTGTTCTAGTTATAACTACGTCTTGCTTTGGGAAAATTGTTGGTACTGTTTGTGTATCTCTCATGTGCAAGTTATCTGTTCAAGAATCGTTAGCACTTGGTTTCTTGATGAATACTAAAGGACTAGTGGAACTCATTGTCCTTAACATTGGCAAAGATAAAGGG GTATTGAACGATCAAATATTTGCCATTATGGTGTTGATGGCACTCTTCACAACATTCATGACAACACCACTAGTTATAGCGACCTACAAGCCAGCCAAAATGGCCGTAACAGAGTACAAGAACAGAACAATAATGAGGAAAGACACAAGCAAGCAACTTCGAATCTTGACATGTTTCCACGGCACAAGAAACATTCCCACACTCATAAATCTCATCGAAGCCACTCGTGGAACAGAGAAAAAAGAAGGACTCCGCGTCTATGCGATGCACCTCTTGGAGCTCACCGAAAGACCCTCAGCAATTCTAATGGTCCACAAGGCCCGAAAAAACGGACTCCCCTTATGGAATAAAGAGAAAGCAGGCGAATCAAACCAAGTGATTGTCGCATTTGAGACATTCGGACAACTCAGTAAGGTGTCTATAAGACCAACCACAGCAATCTCCCCTATGTCCAGTATGCACGAAGACATAATTGCTAGCGCGGAAAGAAAAAGAGTTTCGATGATAATTGTACCATTCCACAAACATCAGAGACTCGATGGACATTTCGAAACAACTCGTGCTGATCTCAGAAACGTGAATCGAAGAGTCCTCGAACACGCACCGTGTTCAGTTGGAATAATAATTGATCGAGGACTCGGTGGGGCATCTCATGTGTCCGCTAGCGAAGTTAACTATACGGTCCTAGTTTTATTTTTCGGGGGCCATGATGACCGCGAAGCGCTTGCCTACGGCATGCGCGTCGCAGAGCACCCTGGCATTACATTAAACGTGGTCCGTTTCATAATTGATCCGGCAGTTATTGGAGCgagtgtccacgtggacatcgCTCAGAACTCCGGTCCTGTACCGGAGTCATCACAAGAGGACGATATTTTTCTTTCTGATCTGAAACAGAAATCAAGCGGTGACAGTTCTATTATTTTCCAAGAGAGTATTGTAAAGGATGTAAGAGAAACTATAGAAGTTATTCGCGGATTTAAAAAGTGTAATTTGTTTATAGTTGGGAGGATGTCTGAGGGACAACTGGTTTCAGCATTTGATTCAAAAAGTCATGATTGTCCAGAATTGGGGCCGTTGGGGAATTTGCTGATTTCCGGTGAAATTTCAACATCGGCATCAGTGTTAGTTGTGCAGCAATATCGAAGCGAATTACCTCAAGAATCACTAAGGTCTTTGAGGGTTGGAGATTCATCAAGAGTTGGATCATCAAGGATTGGGCATTCAGCAAGAGTTGGACATTCAACAAAAGGAAATGATGGTGATGAAGAAGTAACTGAgatttaa